The sequence TCTATTTTTATCACCATGGTAAAATATTTATACAAAATTTTTAGACTAATAAAGAAAAAGGAGCTAAGTCTATGTATTTTGATATTTTCCATAGCCCTATAGGCAAATTAACATTGGTATGTACTAATCAAGGCTTAACAAATATATACTTTGGTGAAGTTGAAAAAAATTTTACTAAAAAGTCAGACCATCCTATTTTATTAGAAACAAAAAAACAATTAAATCTATATTTTGAGAAAAAATTAATGGAATTTGATATCCCCTTAGTTCTGCAAGGAACTCCCTTTCAAAAACTTGTCTGGAATTCCCTTAGAAAAATTCCTTATGGACAAAAATTAACTTACGGTAAAGTAGCTAAACTTATTGGTAATCCTAAAGGAGTAAGGGCTGTAGGGGGAGCTAATAATAAAAACCCTATACCAATAATAATTCCTTGTCATAGGGTAATAGGGAAAGATGGTTCCCTAGTTGGCTATGCCGGTGGTTTAGAAATTAAAAAATTTCTCCTCACATTAGAGAATTTTTAACTCCTTCAAACAATAAACCTCCAACTGGCTTCAATATTCCTTCAGTAAAGGCAATTATTTCTTCTTTATTATCATTGGAGTAAAATTGGGAAAAACTTTGGGTAAATTTATCGGCTATTTCTTCATCAAATTCTTTCAGTACTTTATATGCCCATTTACCATCACCAATCCAACGACGGTTTAACCTCATAATAAATTCTGCTAATAACATAGACAATTTGTTTACAATAAAAATCCCTTCATAGTGATTTTCCGACCCCTTTAAATCTTCTAACAATGCTGTGATGGTATAGCGATAGTTATCAATTTCTTTAGGACTCAATTCCCTGGGTCCTTTTTTTAATATTTCCTCAGCCTCCCTTTTTAATAGATGAAAATTTTTATCCCTATCAATTATAGGTA comes from Anaerobranca gottschalkii DSM 13577 and encodes:
- a CDS encoding nucleotidyltransferase domain-containing protein; translated protein: MMGSALVAAREYVLKEYPNAFLAILAGSVVRGEGTETSDLDIVIITDGEEPPYRKSVIYQKWPIELFVYNQKAYKEQCQREVEKAKPFLLTMIVEGIPIIDRDKNFHLLKREAEEILKKGPRELSPKEIDNYRYTITALLEDLKGSENHYEGIFIVNKLSMLLAEFIMRLNRRWIGDGKWAYKVLKEFDEEIADKFTQSFSQFYSNDNKEEIIAFTEGILKPVGGLLFEGVKNSLM
- a CDS encoding methylated-DNA--[protein]-cysteine S-methyltransferase, with translation MYFDIFHSPIGKLTLVCTNQGLTNIYFGEVEKNFTKKSDHPILLETKKQLNLYFEKKLMEFDIPLVLQGTPFQKLVWNSLRKIPYGQKLTYGKVAKLIGNPKGVRAVGGANNKNPIPIIIPCHRVIGKDGSLVGYAGGLEIKKFLLTLENF